One genomic segment of Rivularia sp. PCC 7116 includes these proteins:
- a CDS encoding esterase-like activity of phytase family protein yields the protein MRLRNVFKLPLIILFLLTVAIVTLVFTNFTPSIVKITDINFIGNATLPTGTNFENTELGGLSGITYDIRDKLYYAISDDRSVKSPARFYTFKINLKEDSFQKSDIEVVRVATLKDESGKIFAAGTIDPEGIALNNSSIFVSSEGDVSRGINPFIKEFALDSGKEISSLPIPQKYLPSEDKKQGIRNNLAFESLTIAPDKKHLFTATENALIQDGDKAKPNQGSLSRILQYNLLTKKLEKEFLYPTKKVKPFFKLNGRFASGLTDLIALDNQGNFLSIERTFTGFGFVNSLFKISLSNADDIKDIDSLKQVDSQNIKSVKKELLMDLGKLDVALDNTEGLTIGAVLPNGQPSLILVSDNNFNNLQRTQFLAFRLKIESRLERILRLIRERIS from the coding sequence GTGCGACTTAGAAATGTATTTAAATTACCGCTAATTATTTTATTTTTGCTTACAGTTGCAATTGTTACGCTCGTCTTCACGAATTTCACTCCTTCTATTGTTAAAATTACGGATATAAATTTTATCGGCAACGCAACTTTACCTACAGGTACGAATTTTGAAAATACTGAATTAGGCGGCTTGTCGGGAATAACTTACGATATTCGAGACAAACTTTATTATGCTATATCTGATGACCGCTCTGTGAAGTCACCAGCAAGATTCTATACTTTTAAAATTAATCTTAAAGAAGATTCGTTTCAAAAAAGCGATATTGAAGTTGTTAGAGTCGCAACCTTAAAAGATGAAAGCGGTAAAATTTTTGCTGCTGGTACTATAGATCCAGAAGGAATTGCGCTCAATAATTCATCTATATTCGTATCATCTGAAGGTGATGTCAGCAGAGGAATAAATCCGTTTATTAAAGAATTTGCTCTAGATTCAGGAAAAGAAATTTCTAGTTTACCGATTCCCCAAAAATATTTACCATCTGAAGACAAAAAGCAGGGCATTCGCAATAATTTAGCATTTGAAAGCTTGACGATAGCACCGGATAAAAAGCATTTATTTACAGCAACCGAAAACGCATTGATTCAAGATGGCGATAAAGCTAAACCCAATCAAGGTTCTTTATCTAGAATATTACAATACAATTTACTGACAAAAAAACTGGAAAAAGAATTTCTTTATCCAACCAAAAAAGTTAAGCCTTTTTTCAAGCTTAATGGTAGATTTGCTAGCGGTTTAACTGATTTGATAGCACTGGATAATCAGGGAAACTTTTTAAGTATAGAAAGAACTTTTACTGGTTTTGGTTTTGTAAATTCATTATTTAAAATATCTTTGTCCAATGCTGACGATATTAAGGATATTGATAGCCTCAAACAAGTTGATTCCCAAAATATTAAATCAGTAAAAAAAGAATTACTAATGGATTTAGGAAAGTTAGACGTTGCATTAGATAATACTGAAGGATTAACAATTGGTGCAGTTTTACCCAATGGACAACCTTCGCTAATTTTGGTTAGCGACAATAACTTTAATAACTTGCAACGCACTCAATTTCTAGCTTTTCGACTCAAGATAGAATCCCGTCTGGAAAGAATTTTACGTTTGATTCGCGAGCGTATTTCTTAA
- a CDS encoding serine/threonine-protein kinase: MLKQEIDKMLHQKYKTELDQYIGKFVNHRYLIRDLIGKGGGGKVYLAEDCTNGGMPVAVKILSLNLDNQTISQRFAREIFISTQLGRKSQHIVRVLGYGIIDDKIPFYVMEYLQGKNLLEVINNQPLELEKFLDITYQICQGLQCAHKGICIKGENNPVIHRDIKPQNIFITEDEKKGEITKILDFGIAKFLKERAGATLSKSFISSLPYCSPEHMEGRKLLDIRSDIYSLGIIMYQMLYGKHPFQLRSDSFGEWYQAHRFETPSLLSEVIPEARIPLDLEALVISCLAKDIKNRPQNITEILETLELVQKQCNKDRGKKDNTFTDDYGVNLTPATLISKHICLQKNWPDNKPIAPIVFPHLLYAVEGKIPTFWAMLPQAEISKFLEQKNTTEFLQKINVYPMIMWVTVLHDANYSLTRWLSCFLDITDKRGERMVKHLAEKGYYHLLLFALEKPEKCAHVITITITPQQREQLFNWLQVSRNSESFISPNQSKTILKAQYEKIKPKILQKLADNQDGKPDVKAWLSNVFRKFFK; the protein is encoded by the coding sequence ATGTTGAAACAAGAAATCGATAAGATGTTACATCAAAAATATAAAACAGAATTAGACCAATATATTGGTAAATTTGTAAATCACCGCTACTTGATTAGAGATTTAATTGGTAAAGGAGGAGGAGGAAAAGTATATTTAGCAGAAGATTGTACGAATGGAGGAATGCCAGTCGCGGTTAAGATATTATCTTTAAACTTAGATAATCAAACAATATCTCAACGCTTTGCCAGAGAAATTTTTATTAGTACTCAGTTAGGGCGCAAAAGCCAGCATATTGTCAGAGTCTTAGGGTACGGTATTATTGATGATAAAATTCCATTTTACGTGATGGAATATCTCCAAGGTAAAAATTTACTAGAAGTAATTAATAATCAGCCTTTAGAATTAGAAAAATTTTTAGATATTACCTACCAAATTTGCCAAGGTTTGCAATGCGCGCACAAAGGTATCTGTATTAAAGGTGAAAATAATCCAGTTATTCATCGAGATATAAAGCCGCAAAATATATTTATTACCGAAGATGAAAAGAAAGGGGAAATAACGAAAATATTAGATTTTGGAATTGCAAAGTTTTTAAAAGAAAGGGCTGGGGCAACACTTTCAAAATCTTTTATAAGTAGCTTACCTTATTGTTCGCCAGAGCATATGGAAGGACGTAAACTACTAGATATCCGCTCCGATATTTATAGTTTAGGAATAATCATGTATCAGATGCTTTATGGTAAGCATCCTTTCCAATTAAGAAGCGATTCCTTTGGCGAATGGTATCAAGCTCATCGTTTTGAAACACCATCTTTATTAAGCGAGGTGATACCAGAAGCGAGAATACCTCTAGATTTAGAAGCTCTGGTAATTAGTTGTCTAGCTAAAGATATCAAAAATCGACCTCAAAATATTACAGAAATCTTAGAAACACTAGAATTAGTACAAAAACAGTGCAATAAAGATCGGGGAAAAAAGGATAATACCTTTACAGATGACTATGGGGTAAATTTAACACCAGCAACATTAATATCTAAACACATTTGCCTACAAAAAAATTGGCCTGATAATAAGCCAATAGCACCGATTGTTTTCCCTCATCTTCTGTATGCTGTAGAAGGTAAAATTCCCACTTTTTGGGCAATGTTACCTCAAGCAGAAATATCCAAATTCTTAGAACAAAAAAATACAACAGAATTTCTTCAAAAAATCAACGTTTACCCAATGATTATGTGGGTAACAGTTTTGCATGACGCAAATTATTCTTTAACGCGCTGGCTATCTTGCTTCTTAGATATTACAGATAAAAGAGGAGAAAGAATGGTTAAGCACCTAGCGGAAAAAGGCTACTATCATTTACTTTTATTTGCACTAGAAAAGCCAGAAAAATGCGCTCATGTCATCACAATAACTATTACTCCACAACAACGCGAGCAATTATTTAATTGGTTGCAAGTAAGCCGTAACTCCGAAAGCTTTATCTCACCAAATCAAAGTAAGACTATTCTTAAAGCCCAATACGAAAAGATTAAACCTAAAATTTTGCAAAAATTAGCAGATAACCAAGATGGGAAACCAGATGTCAAAGCTTGGTTGTCTAATGTTTTTCGCAAATTCTTCAAATAG
- the gltX gene encoding glutamate--tRNA ligase: protein MTFRVRIAPSPTGNLHIGTARTAVFNWLFARHHGGKFVLRIEDTDTERSRPEYTDNILEGLRWLGMDWDEGPFFQTKRLDMYKEAVQSLLDKGLAYRCYTTSEELEALRESQKARNQAPRYDNRHRNLTPEQEAAFKAEGRSFVIRFKIDDSRKIKWNDLVRGEMSWQGSDLGGDMVIARATEDGIGQPLYNFAVVVDDMDMQITHVIRGEDHIANTAKQILLYEAFGAKVPEFSHTPLILNEKGAKLSKRDGVTSISDFQKMGFTAEGLVNYMTLLGWSPPDSTQEIFTLQEAAKDFTFERVNKAGAKFDWDKLDWINSQYIHSMPVDKLTDMLIPFWKEAGYHFTENKERPWLEKLTALIQPGISRLTEAVEVAKIFAIETVDFDSEAQEQLQKEGVKTALQGVVGALDSEINAANAKDIIKQVVKQQNVKKGLLMRSLRAALTGEMNGPDIVDSWVLLNNTGLDKLRLEKAIAHSSGD from the coding sequence ATGACTTTCAGAGTACGTATTGCTCCTAGTCCAACTGGGAATTTACATATTGGTACGGCGAGAACTGCTGTATTTAACTGGTTGTTTGCTCGCCATCATGGCGGAAAATTTGTTTTACGAATCGAAGATACTGATACAGAACGTTCGCGCCCCGAATATACCGATAATATCCTTGAGGGATTGCGTTGGTTGGGAATGGATTGGGATGAAGGGCCATTTTTCCAAACCAAGCGTTTAGATATGTATAAGGAAGCGGTGCAAAGTCTTTTAGATAAGGGATTAGCTTATCGCTGTTACACCACCTCCGAGGAGTTAGAAGCTTTACGAGAATCTCAAAAAGCTAGAAATCAAGCACCTCGTTACGATAATCGTCACCGCAATTTAACACCAGAGCAAGAAGCGGCATTTAAAGCTGAAGGACGCAGCTTTGTGATTCGTTTTAAAATTGATGACAGCCGCAAGATTAAATGGAATGACTTGGTAAGAGGAGAGATGAGTTGGCAAGGTAGCGATTTGGGTGGTGATATGGTTATCGCTCGCGCTACTGAAGATGGTATCGGTCAGCCACTGTATAATTTTGCTGTGGTGGTGGATGATATGGATATGCAAATCACCCATGTAATTCGCGGGGAAGACCATATTGCCAATACAGCCAAACAAATTTTGCTATATGAAGCATTTGGCGCAAAAGTTCCAGAATTTTCTCATACACCTCTAATTTTGAATGAGAAAGGTGCCAAGCTTTCTAAACGAGATGGTGTTACCTCTATTTCTGACTTTCAGAAAATGGGTTTTACTGCCGAGGGTTTGGTTAACTATATGACCTTGTTGGGATGGTCACCACCGGATTCTACTCAGGAAATTTTTACTTTACAAGAAGCTGCCAAGGACTTTACTTTTGAGCGCGTTAACAAAGCCGGTGCAAAATTTGATTGGGACAAATTAGATTGGATTAACAGCCAGTATATTCATAGTATGCCGGTAGATAAACTTACCGATATGCTAATCCCTTTTTGGAAAGAAGCAGGGTATCACTTTACTGAAAATAAAGAACGTCCTTGGCTCGAAAAGTTAACTGCTTTAATTCAACCCGGTATATCTCGTTTAACTGAAGCTGTAGAGGTAGCTAAAATATTTGCTATCGAGACTGTAGACTTTGATTCTGAGGCACAAGAGCAACTGCAAAAAGAAGGAGTCAAAACTGCCCTTCAAGGGGTTGTTGGCGCTTTAGACAGTGAAATTAATGCTGCAAATGCCAAAGATATCATTAAGCAGGTAGTTAAACAGCAAAACGTCAAAAAAGGCTTATTGATGAGGAGTTTGCGGGCTGCTTTAACAGGAGAAATGAACGGCCCCGATATTGTAGACTCTTGGGTGCTGCTTAATAACACTGGTTTAGATAAGCTGCGTTTAGAAAAGGCGATCGCCCACAGCAGTGGAGATTAA
- the ftsH2 gene encoding ATP-dependent zinc metalloprotease FtsH2, whose amino-acid sequence MKFSWRVLVLWTLPALVIGFFFWQGAFANTPADMGKNAASTRMTYGRFLEYLDNNRVAMVDLYEGGRTAIVEAVDPDLDDRVQRVRVDLPANAPELISKLKEKNVSFDAHPVRNDGAIWGLLGNLVFPILLITGLFLLFRRSSNLPGGPGQAMNFGKSRARFQMEAKTGVMFDDVAGIEEAKEELGEVVTFLKQPEKFTAVGARIPKGVLLVGPPGTGKTLLAKAIAGEAGVPFFSISGSEFVEMFVGVGASRVRDLFKKAKDNAPCIIFIDEIDAVGRQRGAGIGGGNDEREQTLNQLLTEMDGFEGNTGIIIIAATNRPDVLDAALLRPGRFDRQVIVDAPDIKGRLEILEVHARNKKLDKGVSLEAIARRTPGFTGADLANLLNEAAILTARRRKEGITLTEIDDAVDRVVAGMEGTPLVDSKSKRLIAYHEVGHALVGTLVKDHDPVQKVTLIPRGQAQGLTWFTPSEDQGLISRSQLKARISGALGGRAAEQVIFGRDEITTGAGNDLQQVTGMARQMVTRFGMSDLGPLSLESQQGEVFLGRDWTTRSEYSESIASRIDSQVREIVEEQYQATLQMMRDHRSLMDRLVDLLIEKETIDGDEFRQIVAEYAEVPDKPQYVPSL is encoded by the coding sequence ATGAAATTCTCTTGGAGAGTCCTAGTTCTTTGGACCTTGCCTGCTTTAGTGATAGGCTTTTTCTTTTGGCAGGGAGCATTCGCGAATACTCCTGCTGATATGGGTAAAAACGCAGCTAGCACTCGCATGACCTACGGTCGTTTTCTCGAATATTTAGATAATAATCGGGTGGCGATGGTGGATTTATATGAAGGTGGTAGAACCGCTATCGTTGAAGCTGTAGATCCAGACCTTGATGATAGAGTTCAGCGCGTCCGCGTTGATTTACCTGCTAATGCCCCCGAATTGATTAGCAAGCTCAAAGAAAAAAACGTCAGCTTTGATGCCCATCCAGTAAGAAATGATGGGGCTATCTGGGGTTTACTAGGCAATCTAGTTTTTCCAATCTTATTGATTACCGGATTGTTCCTTTTGTTCCGTCGTTCCAGCAATCTTCCTGGTGGTCCCGGACAAGCCATGAATTTTGGTAAATCTCGGGCACGTTTCCAAATGGAAGCCAAAACCGGAGTCATGTTTGACGATGTAGCTGGAATTGAAGAAGCGAAAGAAGAACTTGGTGAAGTTGTTACTTTCCTTAAGCAGCCCGAGAAATTTACTGCTGTAGGTGCGCGCATTCCTAAAGGTGTATTGTTAGTAGGACCTCCAGGAACTGGTAAAACCTTACTAGCAAAAGCAATTGCTGGAGAAGCTGGCGTACCGTTCTTTAGCATTTCAGGTTCCGAGTTTGTGGAAATGTTTGTGGGTGTGGGTGCTTCCCGCGTTCGCGATTTATTTAAAAAAGCTAAAGATAACGCTCCATGTATCATCTTTATTGATGAAATTGATGCTGTAGGAAGACAGCGTGGTGCGGGTATCGGCGGCGGTAACGATGAGCGCGAACAAACCCTAAACCAGTTGCTGACTGAGATGGATGGTTTTGAAGGTAATACCGGCATTATTATTATTGCTGCTACCAACCGTCCCGATGTATTAGATGCAGCGCTGTTACGTCCCGGACGTTTTGATAGACAGGTGATTGTTGATGCACCCGATATCAAGGGACGTTTAGAAATTTTAGAAGTCCACGCACGCAACAAGAAATTAGATAAAGGCGTATCTTTGGAAGCAATTGCTCGCCGTACACCAGGTTTCACCGGTGCGGATTTAGCTAACTTGCTTAATGAAGCTGCAATTCTAACTGCCAGAAGACGTAAAGAAGGTATTACGCTCACAGAAATCGACGATGCTGTTGATAGGGTTGTTGCTGGTATGGAAGGCACGCCTTTGGTAGATAGCAAGAGCAAGCGTTTGATTGCTTACCATGAAGTCGGACATGCTTTGGTAGGAACTTTGGTTAAAGACCACGACCCGGTACAAAAAGTTACCTTAATTCCTCGCGGACAGGCTCAGGGTTTGACCTGGTTTACTCCTAGTGAAGACCAAGGTTTAATCAGCCGTTCTCAGTTGAAAGCAAGAATTTCTGGTGCTTTGGGCGGACGTGCTGCTGAACAAGTAATTTTTGGTAGAGATGAAATTACTACTGGTGCTGGTAATGACTTGCAACAGGTAACTGGTATGGCTCGTCAAATGGTTACAAGATTTGGGATGTCTGATTTAGGCCCATTGTCATTAGAAAGTCAGCAGGGAGAAGTATTCTTAGGACGTGACTGGACAACACGCTCCGAATATTCTGAATCTATTGCATCTCGTATTGATTCTCAAGTTCGTGAAATTGTTGAAGAGCAATATCAAGCAACATTGCAAATGATGCGCGACCATCGTAGTTTGATGGATAGATTGGTTGACTTACTAATTGAAAAAGAAACCATTGATGGTGATGAGTTTCGTCAAATTGTGGCTGAGTATGCAGAAGTACCAGATAAGCCACAATATGTTCCATCTTTGTAA
- a CDS encoding response regulator produces MGDLPDIILLEAIDGKEELEKAYSGKPDAIIADLAMPVMNGFEMVKQM; encoded by the coding sequence ATGGGTGATTTGCCGGACATCATATTACTTGAAGCAATTGATGGTAAGGAAGAATTAGAAAAAGCTTATAGTGGAAAACCCGACGCGATAATCGCAGATTTAGCAATGCCAGTAATGAACGGTTTTGAGATGGTTAAACAAATGTGA
- a CDS encoding response regulator, producing the protein MPSNSILIVDDTPNNIRLLFDVLDNAGFDISVVRNGETALEKLHYIQPDLILLDVMMPGIDGFETCRRIKSNTETRDIPIIFMTALADTEHKVSGLQLGAIDYITKPIQVEEVLARVNLHLNLRNAQIQVQQEAIERKQTEIELRQALVSMQQMQAQLVQSEKMSALGNLVAGIAHEINNPLGFLNGSIRNATENVADLFEHIKLYQQECSEPKDTITEHAEDIDLDYLNEDLPQMFEAMQKATNRIQSISDSLRTFSRGDTQCKVKADLHQGIDSTILILKYRLKANEKRPAIEIITNYGDLPKAQCFPGQLNQVFMNLLANAIDALEESNKELSYKEIEANPNKIIVNTFIEENFIKISIADNGKGISEEVKGKIFNHLFTTKAVGKGTGLGLSIARQIIVEKHNGNLEVNSEIDRGTEFIISIPI; encoded by the coding sequence ATGCCTTCAAATTCAATTTTAATTGTTGACGACACACCAAATAATATTCGCCTTTTGTTCGATGTTTTGGATAATGCAGGATTTGATATTTCTGTTGTCAGGAATGGAGAAACTGCCTTAGAAAAATTGCACTATATCCAACCAGATTTAATTCTTCTTGACGTAATGATGCCAGGAATTGATGGTTTTGAAACCTGCCGTCGTATTAAGTCCAACACCGAAACGCGAGATATACCAATCATTTTTATGACAGCACTTGCCGACACCGAACACAAAGTCAGTGGCTTGCAGTTAGGGGCAATTGACTACATTACTAAACCGATTCAAGTTGAAGAAGTATTAGCAAGGGTTAACTTGCATTTGAATTTACGAAATGCTCAAATTCAAGTTCAGCAGGAAGCAATCGAACGCAAGCAAACAGAAATTGAACTTAGACAAGCTCTTGTATCAATGCAACAGATGCAAGCACAATTAGTCCAAAGCGAGAAAATGTCAGCTTTAGGAAATTTAGTGGCAGGGATTGCTCACGAAATTAATAATCCTTTGGGTTTCCTTAATGGAAGTATTCGCAATGCTACAGAAAACGTAGCAGATTTATTTGAACATATAAAGCTATATCAACAAGAATGCTCGGAACCTAAAGATACAATTACCGAACATGCTGAAGATATTGATTTAGATTATTTAAACGAAGATTTACCGCAAATGTTTGAGGCGATGCAAAAGGCTACAAATCGGATTCAAAGTATTAGCGATAGCCTGCGTACTTTCTCTAGGGGTGATACCCAATGTAAAGTCAAAGCTGATTTGCACCAGGGCATTGATAGCACAATCTTAATTTTGAAATATCGCCTTAAAGCTAATGAGAAACGACCAGCAATTGAAATAATAACTAACTATGGCGATTTACCTAAAGCTCAATGTTTTCCCGGACAATTGAATCAAGTATTTATGAATTTATTGGCAAATGCTATTGATGCGTTAGAAGAGTCGAACAAAGAACTTAGTTATAAAGAAATAGAGGCAAATCCTAATAAAATTATTGTTAATACTTTTATAGAAGAAAATTTTATCAAAATTAGTATTGCTGATAATGGGAAAGGAATATCAGAAGAAGTCAAAGGAAAAATATTTAATCATTTATTTACTACTAAGGCTGTTGGAAAAGGTACGGGCTTGGGATTATCCATAGCTCGCCAGATTATTGTTGAAAAACACAATGGTAATTTGGAAGTTAATTCAGAGATTGATAGAGGGACTGAGTTTATAATTTCAATTCCAATTTAA
- a CDS encoding AAA-like domain-containing protein translates to MEAAKQRRRRGIVLTATGLKRLQTAIQSAQLQENDGSRFTQEELSSRIGVSTNTLSRLWSLKTGVDSRSVKLCFSAFDLELTGSDYRAWEEVEQSEGAEYPNGPLSLYSKLYICRPPIEQLVNQEISRPGCLVRIKASKGMGKTSLKLRLLDYAKSLSYYTLHLDLNLVDTDKFLNIDVFLRWMCRMVSKSLNIEAQIDEFWDEEIGSKLSCTLYFQAHILESLNSSLVLSFNELNRVFEYPELAQEFLPLLRSWHENSQYNQAWQKLRLVVDYSTDIYVPLDVNHSPFNIGLPIQLPEFTLEQVEELATRYELDWQAGNQAQKLIEVIGGQPSLVNIALYHLSQEELTLEQLLEEATTERGIYRHHLREKLDYLRKNTNLAAVFSQMLTAQNSVSLPPTVAYKLESIGLIKLTPDGAIISRELYRSYFSQYLNAE, encoded by the coding sequence ATGGAGGCGGCGAAGCAAAGGCGAAGGCGAGGAATAGTATTAACTGCAACGGGTTTAAAACGGCTGCAAACGGCAATACAGTCAGCCCAGCTGCAAGAAAATGATGGAAGCCGCTTTACGCAGGAAGAATTGAGCAGCCGCATTGGAGTGTCAACAAATACACTATCGCGATTGTGGTCTTTGAAGACTGGAGTAGATTCGCGCTCGGTAAAGCTATGTTTTAGCGCTTTTGATTTAGAATTAACTGGTTCTGACTACAGAGCCTGGGAAGAAGTAGAGCAATCTGAAGGTGCTGAATATCCCAACGGACCTCTATCGTTATATTCAAAATTATATATTTGCCGTCCCCCTATCGAGCAATTAGTTAATCAAGAGATTTCACGTCCAGGATGTTTAGTTCGCATCAAAGCTTCTAAAGGAATGGGAAAAACTTCTTTGAAGTTGAGATTGCTCGATTATGCAAAATCATTGAGTTACTATACCCTACATCTGGATTTAAATTTAGTAGACACCGATAAGTTTCTAAATATAGATGTATTTTTACGCTGGATGTGCCGCATGGTTAGCAAAAGTTTAAACATCGAAGCACAGATAGATGAATTTTGGGATGAGGAAATTGGCAGCAAATTAAGCTGCACCCTTTATTTCCAAGCTCATATATTAGAATCTCTCAATAGTTCTTTAGTTTTATCATTTAACGAACTTAATCGCGTATTTGAATATCCAGAATTAGCTCAAGAGTTTTTACCATTGCTACGCTCTTGGCATGAAAACTCGCAGTACAATCAAGCTTGGCAGAAATTACGTTTAGTTGTGGACTATTCAACTGATATTTATGTCCCCTTAGACGTAAATCATTCACCATTCAATATTGGATTACCCATTCAACTGCCAGAATTTACTCTTGAGCAAGTAGAAGAATTAGCAACACGTTACGAATTAGATTGGCAAGCAGGTAACCAAGCTCAAAAATTAATAGAAGTGATAGGGGGGCAACCCAGTTTAGTCAACATTGCACTTTACCATTTAAGTCAAGAAGAATTAACCTTAGAGCAACTTTTAGAAGAAGCAACTACGGAAAGAGGAATTTATCGGCATCATCTACGAGAAAAACTAGATTATTTGCGAAAAAATACCAATTTAGCAGCAGTATTTTCTCAAATGTTGACAGCACAAAACTCTGTAAGTCTTCCACCTACAGTTGCTTATAAATTAGAAAGTATTGGATTAATTAAATTAACTCCTGATGGTGCAATTATCAGTAGAGAACTGTATCGTTCCTATTTTTCCCAATATCTTAACGCTGAATAA
- a CDS encoding amino acid ABC transporter substrate-binding protein has translation MSKQIAIAALSLLFTAALPGIASAETVMQKVKRTGVLTAGTSKDAFPFAYKNKQGELIGYSVDMLKLIQQQLEKELGKKVKLQLVTLPPAGRIPNIVNRKVDIVCDASSFTWERNKNVDFSFSYGATGTNLLVKKASNLGSPKSLVGKKIGVLAKTTNENAIKRAQPQAKLVYLKDRWQGYTALRQGKIDAFADDGILLEAWLGRSKNYNQFKVVPDRPYSREGIACMIPENNSDFLDTVNYTFYGFMQGFVNNESKYVTIFDRWFGPRGAIPLNRDLRELTVETMRIVIDSHQDVRQ, from the coding sequence ATGTCTAAACAAATTGCCATCGCAGCCTTAAGTCTGCTATTTACAGCAGCATTACCTGGTATTGCTTCAGCGGAAACCGTAATGCAAAAGGTGAAACGCACGGGTGTACTCACAGCAGGAACCAGTAAGGATGCTTTCCCTTTTGCATATAAAAATAAACAAGGTGAGTTGATTGGTTACTCTGTGGATATGCTCAAACTTATCCAACAGCAATTAGAAAAAGAACTTGGTAAAAAAGTCAAACTCCAATTAGTCACGCTCCCCCCAGCCGGACGCATTCCCAATATAGTTAATAGAAAAGTTGATATTGTTTGCGACGCGAGCAGTTTTACTTGGGAACGAAACAAAAATGTCGATTTTTCTTTTAGTTATGGTGCAACCGGTACTAATTTATTAGTTAAGAAAGCAAGTAATTTAGGTTCTCCGAAAAGTTTAGTTGGTAAGAAAATCGGAGTACTAGCAAAAACCACCAACGAAAACGCGATTAAAAGGGCACAACCACAAGCAAAATTAGTATACTTGAAAGATAGATGGCAAGGATATACAGCTTTGCGGCAAGGAAAAATAGATGCTTTTGCCGACGATGGTATTCTTTTAGAAGCCTGGTTGGGTAGAAGTAAAAATTACAATCAATTCAAAGTTGTACCAGACAGACCTTATTCTAGAGAAGGTATCGCCTGCATGATTCCGGAGAATAATTCCGATTTTCTGGATACGGTAAACTATACCTTCTACGGATTTATGCAAGGGTTTGTCAATAATGAAAGTAAATATGTAACTATATTTGACCGCTGGTTTGGCCCGAGGGGAGCAATTCCCCTGAATCGCGATTTACGCGAACTTACAGTAGAAACCATGCGAATAGTTATAGACTCCCATCAAGATGTTCGTCAATAG